The Natribaculum luteum genome contains the following window.
ACGGTGTATCACACACTGATGGCGACGCCGGAGACCGTACCGTCCTCGACGTCGCTCGATCGTGACTTCCTCGAGGAGTACACCGGGCCGCTGTGTATCGTGCCGCGATACGAGCGGCTCGTCCAGGCCGTCCTCGGGACGAGGGCGCTCGACGGCGTGACGTTCGAGTACCCTCCGACGAACGTCGAGGAGGAGGCGGCGATCGCGGAGACCGGACTGGGCGTCTACCTGACAGTGACGGGGTCCACCGCACGTGAGCACGGTCTGGTTCTCGGTGATCGCCTGTTTCCAAGCGAGACCGTGTTGATGGAGAATACGGTCGAGCGCTCGAGCGTCGTCGACGGCGTTCGGTCGCTGCTCGCCACGCCAGAGGTGGAGACGGCGCTGGCGCTCGAGTAATCGATCGCCCCCGCTGCCCGGTCTGTCCTGGCGTCGCTTCTCGCTGCCGAGTAGGACCCGCTCTCGGTGCTACCCTGGGCGTACCGGCGGCCGGTTTCCCGTTCCATCATACTACTGAGTCTCACGGCACAGTTCGTCACTGCTGGAACCGGACACTGTATGGCAATCGTACCGGGAGTAGCCGACGTCTCATCTCCTCGAAACTGACTCTTACAGCCAACGTGGCACGTCGTAGACTGTCCGCACAGTCTGGCTTGACGACGGATCTGGGGCTGATCGCTCGACGAGCAGCGACGCTGACGTCGGTCCTCGGTCGAACTGGGCGGGCTATACGTGTGGATCGTCGCAGGTGTACGTCACGTCTCCACGCGCGGTCGACCGTGGGACGGTCGGGCCCCCATAACAATGAGGGGAGATGGATTCGGAGTCGATACGGTCTCGCATGAAACGACGTACATACCTCGCGACTGCGTCGACGACCGCCGCGATCGCGATCGCCGGCTGCGCGGGCGGTATTGGAACGACGGACGACACCGACGACCCCGACGAACCGAACGAGTCGGACGGCAACGAAACCGACGGTGACGGCGACGATCCCAGCGGTGACGACGACCTGCCGGAGATGGTCGGCACCTTCGACGACTTCGAGGACCTGAGCGCGTGGGAGGCTGTCGCCGGTTCGCTCGAGGCGGACAGCGAGCGCATGTCGATGGGGTCTCAGTCGGCCCACCTGTCGATGGCCGAGTCCGAGACCCAGGCCAGAATCGTCCGCGAACTGTCCGAGCCGATCGACGTCGAGGGCGTCGTCCCCGGCCTGGCGCTCTCGACCGACAGTTCGACGAACGTGGTGATCCAGCTCCAGGACGCCGGCGGTGACTTCCACCAGTTCCTTCAGTACACCTACGATGGACAGCCGTTCGTCAGGCAAAACTTCGGACACACGGAGGTCACCGGTGACGTCGACCTCAACGAGATCACCGAGATCCACATCACCTTCTCGGGTGGCGACGACAACGAGAGTCACCTCTGGGTCGACGACTTGCACTTCGTCCCCGGGGTCGAAGACGGCCGGGTGATGGTGCAGTTCCAGGGCGGGTTCGAGTCGGATTACACGCACGCGTTCCCGATCATGGAAGAGTACGACCTGACTGGAGCGACGTTCGTCGCTCCCGAGAGGATTCGCATCACCGACGAGGCGAGCGGCGATCGGATGACCGAGGACCAACTGGCCGAACTCGTGGACGCTGGCTGGTCGCTCGGCACCGTCGGTGCGCGAGGTCTCCAGCTACACCGGGTCGACTCCGACCAGGTCGAATCGGATATCCTCGATCCCCTCGCGTGGTTCGAGGACAAAGGCTACGACGACGCGCAGTACTTCGCGTTCCCCGGCGGCCGGTACGACCCGGAGATGTACGAACTCGTCGGGGAGAACTACGATCTCGGCTTCGCGGGACGGTACATGTCACAGGGATGGGCGAGCAACCGGCTCAACATCACGCGCATCTCCGCGGATGCGGGCCAGCGAAACCTCAACGCTGACCAGCTGGTCGACATCCTCGACTGGACGGCCGAACACGGCGGTATCACGACGATCGTCTTCTACAAGATGGACCAGGAAGACGCCTCGGCGCTCGAGGCGATGGCCTCGCGTCTCGCGGAACACCGGTCTGCGGGTGATCTCGAGTTGATCACGCCGGGCGAGATCGCCAACGAGTACGTTCCCTGAACCGGGCCGTTCGTCGTGTACAGCTGACAGTCGCGCCGTCATCGAAGTAACAGCGCCCTAACTCTCGTTTTTACGGTGAACGTACGGAAGGCTGCTATTTACTAAACCCTTCTTTCTAAAAGCATCTGAAGGGTTCAAAACAGTCATGTATAAAGGTGAAACAGTCGGCGTCGTGGTCCCTGCGTACAACGAGGCAGGGTTCGTCGGCGAGGTCATCGAAACCCTTCCACCGTTCGTCGACCGAGCGTACGTCGTCGACGACCGATCGACCGACGACACGTGGCAGGAGATCCAGCGGACCGCGGATCGCGTCAACAATCGATCGGAGACCGTCTACTCCAACCAGATTCACGCCGACGGCGGCCAGGTGTTTTCGCCGCGAATCGAGGCGATTCGCCACGACCGAAATCGAGGCGTCGGCGGCGCGATCAAGACGGGGTACGCGCGGGCGTGTGAGGACGGAATGGACGTCGTCGCGGTGATCAACGGCGACGGACAGATGGACCCGTCGATCCTCGATCGGATCATCGATCCGGTCGTCGAGGGACGGGCCGAGTACGCGAAAGGAAACCGACTGTCGAGTCGCGAACACCGCGAGGGAATGTCAACCTGGCGACTGTTCGGCAACACGGTGCTCACTTTCCTCACGAAGTTCGTCAGCGGTTACTGGCGGATGAACGATCCCCAGAACGGCTACACCGCGATTTCCGCACGCGCACTCGAGACGATCGACGTCGATCGCCTCTACGACGGGTACGGGTTCTGTAACGATCTGCTGGTCCACCTGAACGTCCACGATATGCGCATCGAGGACGTCGAGATGGAGTCACAGTACGGGGACGAGACCAGCCACATCAGGTACTCGACGTTCGTTCCGAAACTCTCGTGGCTGCTGTTACAGCGGTCGATCTGGCGGTACAATACCAAGTACGTCGTCGCCGACTTCCACCCGCTCGTCTTCCTGCTCGCACTGGGACTTGCGGGTGCGGGCGCCGGCGTCTTCTTCGCCGGTTGGTCGCTGGCGTCGGCCGGCGTCGTCTCAGTTCAGGGAATGCTGTCAGTCATCGTGATATTGCTCAGCGGCCTGTTCGTCACGCTCGCGATGGTCTTCGACCGCCTCGCGAACGAGCGACTGCAACCGCGCGTGAACGAGCCCGTCGGGAGGGGTGATCGATGAACGTCCTCTCTGTCGTCGGTGCCCGGCCACAGTTCGTCAAGGCCGCCGCGGTCTCACAGCGGTTGCGTCCGCGCCACGACGAGACACTCGTCCACACCGGCCAACACTACGATCCGGAACTCTCGAGGGTATTCTTCGAGGAACTCGAACTCGACGAACCGGACTACAATCTCGAGGTCGGGTCGGGCCCGCACGCCCGCCAGACCGCGGAGATGATGGCCAGACTCGAGCGGATCGTCACCGACGAGCGTCCCGACGTCGTGCTCGTCTACGGCGACACGAACTCGACGCTCGCGGGTGCGCTCGTGGCCGCGAAGACGTCGCCGTCGCTCGCTCACGTCGAGGCCGGCCTCCGATCGGGCGACATGAGGATGCCCGAGGAGGTCAACCGGATCCTCACCGATCACTGTTCGGATCTCCTCTTTGCACCCAGTCGAGACGCCGCGCGCACCCTCGAGCGCGAGGGGATCGCCGACGGCGTCTCGGTGCCCGGTGACGTGATGTACGACACGCTCCTGGAGGTCCGCGATCGACTGGACGCGGTCGACCCCGACGGGATCGACGTTCCCGACGAGTACGTGCTCGCGACGGTCCATCGAGCTGGAAACACGGACGATCCGGACCGACTCTCGGAGATCGTCGACGGCCTGTGCCGGATCCCGCAACCGGTCGTCTTCCCTGCCCACCCGCGCACGGTCGACGCCCTCCACGAACACGGCCTCTGGGCGCGGGCGGCCGAGGGGATCGACGTCGTCGACCCCGCCGGCTACCTGACGTTCGTCCAACTCGTCAGCGAGGCCGACTGCGTCGCGACGGACTCCGGCGGCGTCCAGAAGGAGGCGTTCTACCTGGACACGCCGTGTGTCACGTTGCGCGAGACGACGGAGTGGCGAGAGACGGTCGAGGCGGGCTGGAACGTCCTCGTCGGCGCGGACGCGGGACGGATCGTCGACGCCGTCTACACCGCTGCCGATCCACCGTCGAAGCCGGACCTCTACGGGAACGGCAACGCAGCGGAGCGAATCGTCGCCGAACTCGAGCGGGAGGTCGAGTGAACATGGACGACGGGCCCCGCTCACGGACGACGATCGATCTGCCCGACGAGTGTCGGCGAGAGCGATCCCCGCTACCGTCGGACGCGTCGTTCGCCCTCTGTCTCACTCACGACGTCGACCGGCCGTACAAAGGAATCCGGTCGCTGTACTACGCGACCCAGGAACGGCCGACGTACCACCTGCGGACCGCGCTCTCGTCGACGAACCCCTACTGGCAGTTCGAGGAGATCGCGGCGCTCGAGGATCGCCTGGGCGTTCGGTCCGCCTTCTACTTCCTGAACGAACAGCACCTGCTTTCCGACCGGCCGGTCGGCGACTGGCTCTCCCCGACGAACTGGGTCCAACACCTCGGTCGGTACGACATCACCGCTCCCGAGATCGTCGACGCGGTCCGGAAACTCGACGCCGGCGGGTGGGAAGTCGGCCTCCACGGGTCGTACCACTCCCCGGACGACCGCAACCGGCTCCGCGAAGAGAAAGCGCAACTCGAGGCCGTTCTCGGCCGCCCGGTCGTGGGCGGGCGACAACACTACCTCCGACTCTCGGTGCCCGACACCTGGCGTCACCACCGGGCCGTCGGGCTTCGCTACGACGCCAGTCTCGGCTCGAGTACGGACGTCGGTTTCCACGACGGCTACCGACCGCTCCGTCCGTTCGGCGACGACTTCCTCGTGTTTCCCCTGACAATCATGGAGGAGGCACTCCCGGACCCCGGCACGCAGTTCGACGACGCCAGGGCCGCGTGTGAACGACTGATGCTCGAGGCAGCGGCCAACGACGCCGTCGTGACGGCCCTCTGGCACCCGCGCTATTTCAACGAACGGGAGTTTCCGGGGTACCGGAAGCTCTACCGCTGGCTCGTCGAACGGGCGCTCGAACTCGACGCGTGGGTCGGGCCACCCCGGGACCTCTACCGGGAGTTCGCTTCCGAACCGGAAGCGACGCCCGTCGGTACGAACGCGAACGCAGACGATCGCACGCCAATCGAGACAAACTCGACCGAATAACGCCATGAGAGGAACAGCACTCATCGTCGCGATAGTGATCGTCACGTCGACGATCGGTGGAATCGCCGCTGGAACGCATCACCCTGCAGTCGCCGAGCCGGGTTCCGCGGACGTCGCCGCCGCACAGACGGCCGACTCCTACGTCGTCGAACAGGGATCGTTCTGCGAACCGATCGAACCGCTGTCGTCCGGCGAGACGGTCGAGGAGTTCTACGACTACCGGAACCACGAGACGCATCCGCCGTCGGTCGACCGACTGTACAGCTCCTACGGCACCACCCACCTCCAGGAGGACGACACCAGTCAGCTCTTCCTCCACGAGGGGCCAAACGGCACGAGTCTCGTCGTCGTCAACGATCGACTCGACGGCAACACCGGCGGCGGTGCGGCCACGTTCGAGTTCGTCGGGCTGCCTCGAGAGGCCGAGTGGGTCGTCCAGGACGACGACTACTCGGGCGCGACGGCGACGTTCGACGCCGGCGACGGCTGGGCGTCCGCGTCGTGGATCTGGACGCAGCACCGGACCGACGGCGGAGCGATCCGTGGTGGACTCGACGGCCAGTTCGCCGTGACGATCCATCCAGCGTTCAACGACGACGCCGAGTTCGACCCCGCCGATGACGATACCGTCGTCGGTGGCGACATCACCGACTGGGACGTGCTCTCGGGCAGCGCCGAGAACCCCGACCGGACGTCGCTTCCGTCGCTCGAGGAGCCGGTGACCATCCGCTCTGGAACGTGCGACGACCCCTCGATCACGTACGACCAGACCGACGACGGACTCACTGCGACCGTCGGTGACGGCGACGACGGCGATCAGGTCTTCCTCCGGCCCTCGTCCGGGCCGGACGACGGCGTCAGGTTCGAGCAGGTCGGCGTGACGACCGAAGGCGAACCGTTCTCGGTCACGTTCGCGGATCGCCACACGGAATCGGCCCCGGACGACGCCGAGACGCTCTCCTCGCTGACCGTCACCGGCGACGGCACACCCGAGGAGACCGAGACGACGATCGTCTTCAGCGTCGAGAAAGACCGACTCGAGGAGAGCGGCGTCGAACCGGAGGACCTCGCACTGTACGAACGGGCGGGCGACGAGTGGCGACAGGTACCGACGTCGGTCCACGACGAATCGAACGAGTCCTACCAGTTCGTCGCGGAGGGCTCGACTGTCTCGTCGCTGGCCGTCGCCGAACAGCGACAGAACCTCGAATCGAGCGGCGGGACGGGGGGGAGCTCGACAGGTGGCGAGGACGACCCCGAATCTATGCGAGGGTTCGGGATCGTCGGGAGCGTCGGCGCGCTGCTGGCGATCGTCTGGCTATGGACGACGAGAAGGAGCAGCGAGTAGACGACCTGGCTATCGATTTTCCGGCGACGGCGACTGACGCCGCCGACGTCGCCGCTCGCGTTCTTCCGCGTCGGCCGAGACTGGCTCTTCTCGAGGCTGCCCGAACGGGCGAACCGACTCGAGTCCCGCGACGCGTCCGCGGGCCGTCGCGACGTCGACGATGACCTCGGTGAGGTTGCTCTTCTGGGCGACGTACTCGTCGCGCCGTCGTCGCCACTCCTCCTCGACACCGTCCGCGTGGAGCAACACCTCTGCCCGCTCGAGCAGTTCGTCGAACGCCGCGACGTTGTAGATCAGTCCCTGCTCTTCGAGCTCGAGGAAGTTGCCCATGTCCGAGTCGCCGACGAAGGAGTTCGAGCGAATCGCGGGCGTCCCGAGGAGCGCAGCTTCCGTGACCATCGTCTGCGTGTCGGCGATCAGGAGGTCGGCCTCGGCGAGCGCGTCGTGCATCAGCGCCGGGTGGAGATCGAACGGCCGCGCCGGGAGGTCGTCGAACGCCATCTCGTCGCCCTCGTCGGAGACGAAGACTGTCGCGTACTCGCTTACCGTCTCGATCAGCCGACGGCGGCGAGCGTCCGTGATCCCCTTCTGTCCGACGTCGTGGTGCGACCCGAACGCGTTCAGCCGGAGGATCACGTACGGGTCGTCGGACTCGAGGTCAAGCCGATCGCGAACCGTCGGATCCGGCGTGTACACGTCCGGGTGGAGGTACGCACACTCTTTGAACCCCGAGAACACGTAGTGTGAGTCACCCAGCTCCTTCCGGATCGTGTCGGGCGTGAGGACGGCGCGGGCAAAGGGCGTCGAGATCGCGTGGTCGATCGTCGTCGTTTCCGAGTCGATGATCAGGACAGTCGGCACGCCCAGCAACGCGCCGGTGTGTGCCGCGTATCCACCCATCCCGAACACGA
Protein-coding sequences here:
- a CDS encoding DUF354 domain-containing protein; translated protein: MRYLIFANTPAHVHLYKHAVQSLRERGHEVLVLARDYGCTVDLVEWYNLPHEVYGYCDTSKGSLLARLPGHYLRAIRYARRFDPDLVFGMGGYAAHTGALLGVPTVLIIDSETTTIDHAISTPFARAVLTPDTIRKELGDSHYVFSGFKECAYLHPDVYTPDPTVRDRLDLESDDPYVILRLNAFGSHHDVGQKGITDARRRRLIETVSEYATVFVSDEGDEMAFDDLPARPFDLHPALMHDALAEADLLIADTQTMVTEAALLGTPAIRSNSFVGDSDMGNFLELEEQGLIYNVAAFDELLERAEVLLHADGVEEEWRRRRDEYVAQKSNLTEVIVDVATARGRVAGLESVRPFGQPREEPVSADAEERERRRRRRQSPSPENR
- a CDS encoding polysaccharide deacetylase family protein, yielding MDDGPRSRTTIDLPDECRRERSPLPSDASFALCLTHDVDRPYKGIRSLYYATQERPTYHLRTALSSTNPYWQFEEIAALEDRLGVRSAFYFLNEQHLLSDRPVGDWLSPTNWVQHLGRYDITAPEIVDAVRKLDAGGWEVGLHGSYHSPDDRNRLREEKAQLEAVLGRPVVGGRQHYLRLSVPDTWRHHRAVGLRYDASLGSSTDVGFHDGYRPLRPFGDDFLVFPLTIMEEALPDPGTQFDDARAACERLMLEAAANDAVVTALWHPRYFNEREFPGYRKLYRWLVERALELDAWVGPPRDLYREFASEPEATPVGTNANADDRTPIETNSTE
- the wecB gene encoding non-hydrolyzing UDP-N-acetylglucosamine 2-epimerase codes for the protein MNVLSVVGARPQFVKAAAVSQRLRPRHDETLVHTGQHYDPELSRVFFEELELDEPDYNLEVGSGPHARQTAEMMARLERIVTDERPDVVLVYGDTNSTLAGALVAAKTSPSLAHVEAGLRSGDMRMPEEVNRILTDHCSDLLFAPSRDAARTLEREGIADGVSVPGDVMYDTLLEVRDRLDAVDPDGIDVPDEYVLATVHRAGNTDDPDRLSEIVDGLCRIPQPVVFPAHPRTVDALHEHGLWARAAEGIDVVDPAGYLTFVQLVSEADCVATDSGGVQKEAFYLDTPCVTLRETTEWRETVEAGWNVLVGADAGRIVDAVYTAADPPSKPDLYGNGNAAERIVAELEREVE
- a CDS encoding glycosyltransferase family 2 protein, with the protein product MYKGETVGVVVPAYNEAGFVGEVIETLPPFVDRAYVVDDRSTDDTWQEIQRTADRVNNRSETVYSNQIHADGGQVFSPRIEAIRHDRNRGVGGAIKTGYARACEDGMDVVAVINGDGQMDPSILDRIIDPVVEGRAEYAKGNRLSSREHREGMSTWRLFGNTVLTFLTKFVSGYWRMNDPQNGYTAISARALETIDVDRLYDGYGFCNDLLVHLNVHDMRIEDVEMESQYGDETSHIRYSTFVPKLSWLLLQRSIWRYNTKYVVADFHPLVFLLALGLAGAGAGVFFAGWSLASAGVVSVQGMLSVIVILLSGLFVTLAMVFDRLANERLQPRVNEPVGRGDR
- a CDS encoding PGF-pre-PGF domain-containing protein, with amino-acid sequence MRGTALIVAIVIVTSTIGGIAAGTHHPAVAEPGSADVAAAQTADSYVVEQGSFCEPIEPLSSGETVEEFYDYRNHETHPPSVDRLYSSYGTTHLQEDDTSQLFLHEGPNGTSLVVVNDRLDGNTGGGAATFEFVGLPREAEWVVQDDDYSGATATFDAGDGWASASWIWTQHRTDGGAIRGGLDGQFAVTIHPAFNDDAEFDPADDDTVVGGDITDWDVLSGSAENPDRTSLPSLEEPVTIRSGTCDDPSITYDQTDDGLTATVGDGDDGDQVFLRPSSGPDDGVRFEQVGVTTEGEPFSVTFADRHTESAPDDAETLSSLTVTGDGTPEETETTIVFSVEKDRLEESGVEPEDLALYERAGDEWRQVPTSVHDESNESYQFVAEGSTVSSLAVAEQRQNLESSGGTGGSSTGGEDDPESMRGFGIVGSVGALLAIVWLWTTRRSSE
- a CDS encoding polysaccharide deacetylase family protein, which produces MKRRTYLATASTTAAIAIAGCAGGIGTTDDTDDPDEPNESDGNETDGDGDDPSGDDDLPEMVGTFDDFEDLSAWEAVAGSLEADSERMSMGSQSAHLSMAESETQARIVRELSEPIDVEGVVPGLALSTDSSTNVVIQLQDAGGDFHQFLQYTYDGQPFVRQNFGHTEVTGDVDLNEITEIHITFSGGDDNESHLWVDDLHFVPGVEDGRVMVQFQGGFESDYTHAFPIMEEYDLTGATFVAPERIRITDEASGDRMTEDQLAELVDAGWSLGTVGARGLQLHRVDSDQVESDILDPLAWFEDKGYDDAQYFAFPGGRYDPEMYELVGENYDLGFAGRYMSQGWASNRLNITRISADAGQRNLNADQLVDILDWTAEHGGITTIVFYKMDQEDASALEAMASRLAEHRSAGDLELITPGEIANEYVP